A window of Cystobacter fuscus DSM 2262 genomic DNA:
ATGGAACCGAGGGAGGGAATGCAGAGGGCGGTGGCCATGGTGCTGGAAGCGGTGTACGAGCAGGACTTCCTGCCCTGCTCATATGGCTTCCGGCCGGGAAAGAGCGCGCATCAAGCGCTCCAGCGCCTCTGGGAAGTGCTCACGGAGATGAAAGGTGGCTGGGTCCTTGAAGTGGACATCCGGAAGTTCTTCGACACTCTGGACCATGGCCAGCTCCAGCAACTCATCCAGCGCAGGGTGCGAGATGGGGTGCTCCTGCGCCTCATTGGCAAGTGGCTGAAGGCGGGGGTTCTAGAAGAGGGGAACGTGACATACCCCGATGAAGGGACACCGCAGGGTGGGGTCATCTCTCCCGTGCTGGCGAACATCTACCTGCACGAAGTGCTGGACGTGTGGTTCGAGAAGGAAGTCAAACCGCGCATGAAGGGACGCGCGGAACTCGTGCGCTACGCGGACGATTTCGTCATCTGCTTCGAGAGGGAGGAAGATGCTCGCCGCGTCATGGAGGTACTTTCCAAGAGGATGGGGAAGTACGGCCTGACGCTCCACCCGGAGAAGACCCGGCTGGTTGAATTCCGCCCACCGCGTCCGGAAGACAAGGGACAGGGTGGACCCGGGAGCTTCGACCTACTGGGTTTCAAGCACTACTGGGGCAAGTCCCGGTGGGGCAAATGGGTGGTGAAACGCAAGACAGCCACGAGCCGATTGAGTCGGGCGCTGAAGAGGGTGACACAATGGTGCCGCCTGAACCGGCACCGACCGATACAGGAGCAACACCGCTGCCTCGCGCAGAAGGTGAGAGGGCATTACAGCTACTACGGGATTACTGGGAACTGGGCTGCCCTCACTACCTTTGCACGGGAGGTGGAAAGCAGGTGGTACAAGTGGCTAGCGCGGCGCTCGCAGAAGGAGCTGAAGCCGGAGAGATTCTGGCGACTGCTCAAGTTGTTTCCGCTGCCTGCGCCGCGCGTCGTCCACAGCGTCTACCGACTCGCAGCGAAACCATGAGCCGAGGAGCCGGATGCGGGAATTCTGCACGTCCGGATCTGTGGGGGGCCGGGGTGGGCAACTGCCCCGGTCTACCCGACTCCGACACCTCGTTTCCTACGAATCGTCTGACACCCTTCCAGAGCCGAGAAGTTGGACACGACGGCCGAGGAGGTGCACGCGGCGCTGGAGAAGGTGCCGTGGGTCGTCATGTAGAGCCGTACGCGGCCTCGGTGTTCTGGATGCAACGCTTGGAGTGAAGCTCACCGCCTTTCTCCTTTCCGCCACCTGTCATGCCAAGTCGCGTCGCTCGAGTTCTTCGATACCCTCTCGGCCGCCTCGTTCTTTTCCTATATACTAAACTCCTGCGTGTCGTCTCCCTATCTGGGTGGAGGGGCTCTCGATGTCACACAAACGCTGGTACACGCGGCAAGCGGTCATCGTCCACCAGGAGGAACTCACACCGGAAGAGCGGACCCGGGCCCGGAATCCGAGTGAGCTGCGCTCCTTCTTCTCGCTGAACAGCGGGACCGATGGTCTGCGTGACTGGCAACTCGAGGAGATGGCCGCCGCCACCGGAGCCCCCCGTTCACACCTGACGAAGCGGAATAGTGTCCTCACGTACGTCCTGCGAGCCTTCTCGAACGGGCAACTCGTGGCCCTACGACGAACGAACGAAGTCGTGCGCCCGTCGCAATCGCCCCATCCGTCTCCGCAAGAAGGTAGTTCCTGTGGACAGGTCATCAAGGCCGCCCGCTTCGTTCAAGCGCGCTCCACTGGAACAGCGGTTCCGCCGCCGCAGGTCATGTCCTCACCCGCGGCCACCACCATGGCGAAGGCGCGTCCGGAAAAGCAGAGTGACTTCGTCATCAACATTGGGCAGGACTCATTCGTCGTGTCTTTCGAGCTGCTTCCCGGTGCCACGACAACCGCCAGCGTGCGCGTCGTGGTCTCGCCAGTCGACTACTCGCGCGCCTACCAATCGCACATCAAGTACTGGGACGGCAAGGGTCGGGAGGTCGGCCCGGATGACCGATGGATAACGACGGGTGGCTGGAGTGTACCGGCGGAGCCGTTTGCACAGACGATACACATCGC
This region includes:
- a CDS encoding reverse transcriptase domain-containing protein, which translates into the protein MEPREGMQRAVAMVLEAVYEQDFLPCSYGFRPGKSAHQALQRLWEVLTEMKGGWVLEVDIRKFFDTLDHGQLQQLIQRRVRDGVLLRLIGKWLKAGVLEEGNVTYPDEGTPQGGVISPVLANIYLHEVLDVWFEKEVKPRMKGRAELVRYADDFVICFEREEDARRVMEVLSKRMGKYGLTLHPEKTRLVEFRPPRPEDKGQGGPGSFDLLGFKHYWGKSRWGKWVVKRKTATSRLSRALKRVTQWCRLNRHRPIQEQHRCLAQKVRGHYSYYGITGNWAALTTFAREVESRWYKWLARRSQKELKPERFWRLLKLFPLPAPRVVHSVYRLAAKP